A genome region from Sphingobacteriaceae bacterium GW460-11-11-14-LB5 includes the following:
- a CDS encoding endonuclease yields MQHQNRRSFIGNMALLTGILMLPDQLLFAAEKKNRYKVAVIDLMILKRQKISALPLAKEIGADGLEIDMGGLGDRETFDNKLADPKVRQEYLDKAKELNLEICSLAMTGFYAQSFAKRPTYQKMIQDCLDTAKAMNIKVVFLPLGIQGDLVKNPELREPIIERLKVAGKMAAKAGVTIGIESALDAKGELQLLSDVDCKHVKSYFNFSNAIKNGRDLHEELRILGKKNIIQIHATNEDGVWLQNDPKIDLNKVKEILDDMGWKGWLVVERSRDATQPTNVKYNFSANTSYLKSVFQNHASSLRGTASPDSSGKQSY; encoded by the coding sequence ATGCAACATCAAAACAGAAGATCTTTTATTGGTAACATGGCCTTGTTAACGGGCATTTTAATGCTTCCCGATCAGTTGCTTTTTGCAGCGGAAAAGAAAAACAGGTATAAGGTTGCGGTAATTGATTTAATGATCCTGAAACGACAGAAAATCAGTGCTTTGCCGCTCGCCAAAGAAATCGGCGCCGATGGACTGGAGATTGATATGGGCGGACTGGGCGATAGAGAAACTTTCGATAATAAACTTGCCGACCCAAAAGTTCGTCAGGAATATTTAGATAAAGCAAAGGAATTAAATCTCGAGATTTGCTCATTAGCCATGACGGGATTTTATGCACAATCTTTCGCCAAACGACCGACTTATCAGAAAATGATCCAAGATTGTTTAGATACCGCAAAAGCGATGAATATTAAAGTGGTATTTCTGCCTTTAGGCATTCAGGGCGATTTGGTTAAAAACCCTGAATTACGTGAGCCCATTATTGAAAGGTTAAAAGTGGCCGGAAAAATGGCAGCCAAAGCCGGAGTTACCATTGGAATTGAATCGGCCTTAGATGCAAAAGGCGAATTACAATTATTAAGCGATGTTGATTGCAAACATGTTAAAAGTTATTTCAATTTCTCAAACGCCATCAAGAATGGGAGAGATTTGCATGAAGAGTTGAGGATTTTAGGTAAGAAAAACATTATTCAAATCCATGCAACTAATGAAGACGGTGTTTGGTTGCAAAATGATCCAAAAATTGATCTCAATAAGGTAAAAGAAATACTTGATGATATGGGCTGGAAAGGTTGGCTTGTGGTGGAGAGAAGCCGCGATGCCACACAACCTACAAATGTAAAATATAACTTCAGCGCCAATACAAGTTATTTAAAATCAGTTTTTCAAAACCATGCGTCGTCATTGCGAGGCACAGCAAGTCCCGACAGTTCGGGAAAGCAATCTTATTAG